A window from Peromyscus eremicus chromosome 1, PerEre_H2_v1, whole genome shotgun sequence encodes these proteins:
- the LOC131903438 gene encoding zinc finger protein 665-like — MKDASIDSLNADRHESMHTGEEPCKSKDWEKSLNVCSNISQDQRLYTAKKEHRQGEYDNCFSSAHSLLKQTGSGEKPYKCKECDISFTVKSTLINHQRIHTGEKPYKCKQCDKCFTMQSTLRNHQKTHTEEKPYKCNICDKSYKLCSNLKRHQRIHTGEKPCKCRQCDKSFTRYSHLRIHQRIHTREKPYKCLEYDKSFTVQSNLTKHQRTHTGEKPYKCNSCEKSYSKCSNLKAHQRLHTGEKPYKCRQCNKSFTCCFDLKTHLRVHTGEKPYKCKECDKSYVSCSQLRIHHRVHAGEKPYKCKECDKCFTEQSALTRHQRTHTGEKPYKCNFCDKSFKQCSNLKTHQRIHTGEKPYKCKQCDKSFTQNSHLRRHQRVHT, encoded by the exons ATGAA GGATGCCTCTATTGACTCATTAAATGCAGATAGACATGAAAGCATGCACACTGGAGAAGAACCTTGCAAATCTAAAGACTGGGAGAAATCCTTAAATGTGTGTTCCAACATTAGTCAAGATCAGAGACTGTACACTGCAAAGAAAGAgcacaggcagggagaatatGATAACTGTTTCAGCTCTGCACACAGTCTTCTGAAACAAACAGGCT caggggagaagccttacaaatgtaaggaatgtgataTATCCTTTACTGTGAAGTCAACTCTCATAAaccatcagagaattcatactggagagaaaccatacaaaTGTAAGCAATGTGACAAGTGCTTCACCATGCAGTCAACTCTTAGAAACCATCAGAAAACTCACACTGAAGAGAAACCGTACAAGTGCAACATTTGTGACAAATCCTATAAACTGTGTTCAAACCTTAAAagacatcaaagaattcatacaGGGGAAAAACCTTGCAAATGTAGgcaatgtgacaaatcctttacccgCTACTCACATCTCAGAAtacatcagagaattcacactAGGGAGAAACCATACAAATGTCTGGAATATGACAAGTCCTTTACTGTGCAGTCAAATCTTACAAAGCATCAGagaactcatactggagagaaaccctacaagtgcAACTCTTGTGAAAAATCCTACTCCAAATGCTCAAATCTTAAAGCACATCAAAGacttcatactggggagaaaccttacaaatgtaggcAATGTAACAAATCCTttacctg TTGCTTTGATCTTAAAACACATCTGAGAGttcacactggggagaaaccatacaaatgtaaggaatgtgacaaatcctatGTCAGTTGCTCACAACTTAGAATACATCACAGAGTTCACGCTGGGGAGAAACCatacaaatgtaaagaatgtgacAAGTGCTTTACTGAGCAGTCAGCTCTTACAAGGCATCAGagaactcatactggagagaaaccctacaaatgcaacttttgtgacaaatcctttaaACAGTGTTCAAATCTGAAAacacatcaaagaattcatactggggagaaaccttacaaatgtaagcaatgtgacaaatcctttacccagAACTCACatcttagaagacatcagagaGTTCATACTTGA